The following proteins are co-located in the Aquarana catesbeiana isolate 2022-GZ linkage group LG02, ASM4218655v1, whole genome shotgun sequence genome:
- the LOC141129705 gene encoding olfactory receptor 6K3-like, with product MDTTSNTSTSFILLGLMELEKQKYLYFFLSTMVYSYILTVSSVIIYAILKERSLHEPMYILIASLLFNGIFGSSSFFPKLMIDLIISSKKISRTVCLIQNLCISTFAIFEMNTFTIMAYDRYLAICQPLQYIMLLTNEKVVKIISGCWGITFVILFLLLFLTAALPLCGDKMNNIFCDNMSLIVLACVDSSNSSALSATVFTIYFVTTILVTAFSYLRIFFVCMNLSKESRQKAVHTVVTHLLNFSIFLIGVLFVVLKYRLGNITLPLTVHVLLSVTPLVIPPVFNPLIYGVRTHALKIKLRHYLWNVILGGRWAQIHRH from the coding sequence ATGGACACTACATCCAACACCAGCACCAGCTTCATCCTCCTGGGGCTGATGGAGCTGGAGAAGCAAAAATACCTCTACTTCTTCCTTTCTACAATGGTCTACTCATATATTTTGACAGTAAGTAGTGTAATCATATATGCCATTTTGAAGGAGAGAAGCCTCCATGAACCCATGTACATTCTCATAGCCAGTTTGCTCTTCAATGGGATCTTTGGCAGCTCctcattttttccaaaattgatgaTTGACTTGATCATCTCCTCAAAGAAGATCTCTCGCACTGTGTGTCTTATTCAAAATCTCTGCATTTCTACTTTTGCCATTTTTGAAATGAACACTTTTACCATTATGGCCTACGACCGTTACTTGGCCATATGTCAACCTCTGCAGTACATCATGTTATTGACAAACGAGAAGGTTGTGAAGATAATCTCTGGGTGTTGGGGTATAACCTTCGTCATCCTCTTCTTGCTCCTTTTTCTGACAGCAGCACTTCCTTTATGTGGGGATAAAATGAACAATATTTTTTGTGATAATATGTCCCTCATTGTGCTGGCCTGCGTAGATTCATCCAATAGCAGTGCACTTTCAGCCACAGTATTTACCATTTACTTTGTCACCACCATTTTGGTCACTGCTTTTTCCTATTTAAGAATATTCTTTGTTTGCATGAACCTCTCCAAGGAGTCACGTCAGAAGGCTGTCCACACTGTTGTGACCCATTTGCTCAACTTTTCAATATTCTTAATTGGAGTTTTATTTGTTGTGCTTAAATACAGACTGGGGAATATTACTCTCCCCCTAACTGTTCATGTGCTCCTCTCTGTCACACCTTTGGTGATCCCACCAGTCTTTAATCCTCTGATCTATGGAGTACGGACCCATGCCCTAAAAATAAAACTCAGACATTATTTGTGGAATGTCATTTTGGGAGGAAGGTGGGCACAAATTCATAGGCATTAA